From one Humulus lupulus chromosome 8, drHumLupu1.1, whole genome shotgun sequence genomic stretch:
- the LOC133793484 gene encoding ankyrin repeat-containing protein BDA1-like, producing the protein METALSRSTHDRDDATVSMLFEASVEGSVVTLNSLFQEDPLIMTRISLTTSTKSPLHNSAALNHLDFTKQLLKLKPQLASELDSFKRSPLHLAAAEGHMEIVRALLHENKDVCFVKDKYGKIPLHYAAMRGRVDVIRLLIDAQSESVFEVLPSGETALHLCVQHNHLEALKLLVEAVGRHNADFLNAKDRETQNTVLHLAVMLNQVETVEYLVSTPGVEEDTLNRNGYKAADLLVLDDPSTDFNTIRIRHLMGIDSNHHPKSMCRISWVTELLTEYKRDWLKEMRGSIMVVATVIASTTFYTAFNPPGGVWQESTNTTDIDPNAPFNCDKRACIAGTAVLAYAWKDYFLTFIVYNSVAFLAALSVVLLIVGGFPLKSKIGVWFLTMVICVTLTFTALTFLHGIFLVTPNHVLGPVTYIYKTSFKVWIGLLVTIGVYHTIHFGFWVYKILRRGRSDTIILMRRQWPAPWFCSCGVRNP; encoded by the exons ATGGAAACAGCATTGAGTAGAAGTACTCATGATAGAGATGATGCCACAGTATCAATGCTCTTTGAGGCCTCAGTGGAAGGATCTGTAGTGACCTTGAACTCCTTATTCCAAGAAGACCCTTTAATTATGACAAGAATTTCACTCACCACTTCCACTAAATCTCCTTTGCACAATTCAGCTGCGCTCAACCACCTGGATTTCACTAAACAACTTCTGAAGCTGAAACCGCAGCTTGCTTCGGAGCTGGACTCCTTCAAACGCTCGCCTCTTCACTTGGCTGCGGCCGAGGGGCACATGGAGATAGTCCGAGCCTTGCTACACGAAAATAAAGATGTTTGCTTTGTTAAAGACAAATATGGAAAAATCCCTCTCCACTATGCCGCCATGAGAGGCCGCGTCGACGTAATTCGACTTCTGATTGATGCCCAAAGTGAGTCGGTCTTTGAGGTGCTTCCAAGTGGAGAAACAGCTCTACATCTATGCGTTCAGCATAACCATTTGGAGGCTCTCAAACTGTTGGTGGAAGCAGTGGGTCGTCACAACGCCGACTTCCTCAACGCCAAAGACCGAGAAACTCAGAACACTGTTTTGCATTTAGCTGTTATGCTGAACCAAGTTGAG ACTGTAGAATACTTGGTTTCCACACCTGGAGTGGAAGAAGACACCTTAAATCGAAACGGTTACAAAGCGGCCGATCTCCTAGTCCTTGATGACCCTTCAACAGATTTTAACACCATCAGAATCCGACACCTCATGGGTATCGACAGCAACCACCATCCAAAATCAATGTGTCGGATCTCCTGGGTCACTGAGCTTCTGACAGAGTACAAGAGAGATTGGCTGAAAGAGATGAGAGGGTCAATCATGGTGGTGGCCACCGTAATAGCATCCACTACGTTTTACACCGCATTCAACCCACCGGGCGGTGTCTGGCAAGAAAGTACAAACACCACCGACATCGACCCTAATGCACCCTTTAACTGCGACAAAAGAGCATGCATAGCCGGAACAGCGGTGCTGGCTTATGCCTGGAAAGATTACTTTCTCACGTTCATAGTTTACAACAGCGTTGCCTTTCTTGCTGCGCTTAGTGTCGTGCTTTTGATAGTCGGCGGATTCCCTCTCAAGAGCAAGATTGGCGTCTGGTTCTTGACTATGGTCATCTGTGTCACTTTGACGTTTACGGCTCTCACTTTCCTCCATGGGATATTCTTGGTCACTCCCAACCATGTTTTGGGTCCCGTAACATATATCTACAAGACGTCGTTTAAAGTTTGGATTGGACTGCTTGTAACCATCGGTGTTTATCACACGATTCACTTCGGCTTCTGGGTTTACAAGATTTTGCGAAGGGGGAGGAGCGATACGATAATCTTGATGAGGCGTCAGTGGCCGGCGCCTTGGTTTTGTAGTTGTGGTGTACGTAACCCTTAG
- the LOC133793485 gene encoding uncharacterized protein LOC133793485, translating to MRKRYSERKNIRHSHFQKYYSGNPNDLDSALNAIPDLCSKESWKEIVDLFLSPKFIARSTQNKKNRKEMKYLSTQGSKSMAAIRNEYDEPDEHAIDAWKDTHIKKSTKTWVSETCKELHVS from the exons atgcgcaaaagatattcAGAGAGAAAGAATATTAGGCATTCTCATTTCCAAAAATATTATTCTGGAAATCCGAATGATTTGGATAGTGCTCTCAATGCTATTCCTGACTTGTGCTCGAAGGAGAGCTGGAAAGAAATCGTCGATTTGTTTCTGAGCCCAAAGTTTATAGCGCGATCCACGCAGAACAAGAAAAATAGAAAGGAAATGAAGTATTTGTCGACGCAAGGCTCTAAATCAATGGCAGCGATCCGTAACGAATAT GATGAACCTGATGAGCATGCTATTGATGCTTGGAAAGATACTCATATAAAAAAATCTACGAAGACTTGGGTTAGCGAAACTTGCAAAGAACTACATGTAAGTtaa
- the LOC133794995 gene encoding uncharacterized protein LOC133794995, whose amino-acid sequence MTKNLVASCFVVENLVTESGVFCSGSRSGSESASSEGSTAKSIQYQVMDKVLGSRSDYQIGVGYRPKGKGKKSASSSTSQSPSQNQSQVPTNVTPEMMGVLAEMWVKMHDKVESGNFQTDSSLHDPRYESLLQQFLPSQQQGSTSNQSPGTSSMPQQPQQNSPNISGGSSQSPLFNYMFGLSSQFSQTQPMGSQFGGLPQQQQQQHMYGQFGPFMQQQPVYPHYGGSTQQPVYNQQYYTSPNQQQQQSPLIRPQPRPYYPSPPAPQSHEGLSRSTNVEDFLNEHFDEDNNN is encoded by the exons ATGACTAAAAATTTAGTCGCTAGTTGTTTTG TCGTTGAAAACTTGGTCACTGAAAGTGGAGTTTTTTGTAGTGGTAGTCGGTCAGGTTCTGAATCTGCTTCTAGTGAAGGTTCTACTGCTAAATCAATACAGTATCAGGTTATGGATAAAGTTCTTGGCTCGAGGTCTGATTATCAAATAGGAGTGGGATACAGGCctaaaggcaaagggaagaaaTCAGCATCtagctccacaagtcaaagtccaAGCCAAAATCAGTCACAAGTTCCTACTAATGTGACTCCAGAGATGATGGGAGTTTTGGCTGAGATGTGGGTTAAGATGCATGATAAAGTCGAGTCAGGAAATTTTCAGACTGATTCTTCTCTCCATGACCCACGCTATGAAAGTTTATTGCAGCAGTTCTTACCTTCTCAACAACAAGGTAGTACGTCTAATCAAAGCCCGGGGACGTCGTCGATGCCACAGCAACCACAACAAAATTCTCCAAACATATCTGGTGGTTCCTCTCAGTCGccactttttaattatatgtttggacttTCTTCCCAGTTTTCTCAGACACAACCTATGGGAAGTCAGTTTGGAGGAttaccgcagcagcagcaacaacaacatatGTATGGTCAATTTGGGCCGTTCATGCAGCAGCAGCCGGTATATCCTCATTATGGAGGATCGACACAGCAGCCCGTTTATAATCAGCAGTACTACACTTCTCCGAATCAACAACAACAGCAGTCTCCTTTGATTCGTCCACAGCCTCGACCATATTATCCTTCGCCGCCAGCACCACAGTCTCATGAAGGTCTGAGTCGAAGCACGAATGTTGAAGATTTTTTAAATGAACATTTTGATGAAgacaataataattag